A window from Kovacikia minuta CCNUW1 encodes these proteins:
- a CDS encoding cytochrome P450 family protein, translated as MKTPNPVKAPSLVQQVWWVADPISYMENAAHHSPDIFQTKVVGSGEPFIFVNQPEAIQQILTNDRKQFAAPGELNTILSPLLGDSSVILLNGDRHRRRRQLLMPPFHGERMRDYGQLILDLTNRSLQPNPDWADLLCPTGNAGDFTSGHSGSRLWIKGRGTPPATQTVSCVNGRNVSLPSSLQPAFL; from the coding sequence ATGAAAACACCAAACCCGGTTAAAGCTCCCAGTCTTGTGCAACAGGTTTGGTGGGTTGCTGATCCCATTAGTTACATGGAAAACGCCGCTCACCACAGCCCTGATATTTTTCAGACAAAAGTGGTGGGGTCTGGCGAACCGTTTATTTTTGTGAATCAGCCGGAGGCAATCCAGCAAATTTTGACCAACGATCGCAAACAATTTGCTGCCCCTGGCGAATTAAATACAATCCTGTCTCCCCTCCTGGGCGATTCTTCTGTAATTCTGCTCAATGGCGATCGGCACAGGCGGCGACGGCAACTGCTGATGCCTCCCTTTCATGGCGAACGGATGCGGGATTACGGACAACTGATTCTGGATTTGACAAATCGAAGTCTTCAGCCAAATCCCGATTGGGCAGACCTTCTCTGCCCGACAGGCAATGCAGGAGATTTCACTTCAGGTCATTCTGGAAGCCGTCTTTGGATTAAGGGAAGGGGAACGCCTCCAGCAACTCAGACGGTTAGTTGTGTCAATGGCAGAAATGTTTCGCTCCCCTCTAGCCTCCAGCCCGCTTTTCTTTGA
- a CDS encoding ABC transporter permease yields the protein MSRSSSLRYYILARLLLAPLMLWVITTAVFLLLRATPGDPVDALLGPRAPQAAKDELRDKLGLGKPLILQYFDYLWKLLHLDLGQSLTSQGQSVLEIIQKFFPATMELAVFSMAIAFIIGVSVGVLAASHPNTPLDAGGRLFGILTYSLPLFWFGMVLQLIFSVQLGWFPLGTRFPVTIPAPDGPTGLYSLDSLLHGNLTQFLTTLYYLALPCLTLGVLISGIFERIVRVNLKQTLQADYVEAARARGIPESKILLNHALKNALIPVITILGLTFAALLGGAILTEVTFSWPGLANRLYRAISQRDYPTVQGIVVFFAAIVALISILIDILNAYVDPRIRY from the coding sequence ATGTCTCGTTCCAGTTCTTTGCGCTATTACATTTTGGCTCGGCTGTTGCTGGCTCCACTCATGTTATGGGTGATTACAACGGCGGTGTTTTTGCTGCTGCGGGCAACTCCGGGCGACCCAGTGGATGCGCTACTGGGGCCGCGTGCACCGCAGGCAGCGAAGGATGAACTGCGCGACAAATTGGGATTAGGGAAGCCGCTGATTCTCCAGTATTTTGATTATTTATGGAAACTGTTGCATCTGGATTTGGGACAATCGCTAACCAGTCAGGGACAATCGGTGTTGGAGATTATTCAAAAGTTTTTTCCGGCAACGATGGAACTGGCAGTGTTCAGTATGGCGATCGCCTTCATCATTGGAGTTAGCGTTGGAGTCCTGGCTGCCTCCCACCCTAATACTCCCCTGGACGCTGGGGGCAGACTGTTTGGCATCCTCACCTACTCTTTGCCCCTGTTCTGGTTTGGGATGGTGCTACAACTGATTTTTTCGGTGCAGTTAGGCTGGTTTCCCCTGGGAACGCGGTTTCCGGTTACCATTCCCGCCCCCGATGGCCCAACCGGGCTGTATAGCCTGGATAGCCTGTTGCACGGCAATCTGACCCAGTTTTTAACAACCCTGTATTACCTTGCTTTACCCTGTCTAACCCTGGGAGTTTTGATCAGCGGCATTTTTGAACGGATTGTGCGAGTCAATTTGAAGCAAACCCTGCAAGCAGATTATGTGGAAGCTGCCAGAGCCAGAGGCATTCCAGAATCAAAAATCCTCCTGAACCATGCCCTCAAAAATGCCCTAATTCCGGTGATTACGATCCTGGGATTGACGTTTGCAGCGCTGTTAGGTGGGGCAATTCTGACAGAAGTTACCTTTTCCTGGCCCGGTTTAGCCAACCGACTCTACCGGGCAATTTCCCAACGGGATTACCCAACGGTGCAAGGGATTGTCGTCTTTTTTGCAGCGATCGTTGCCCTCATCAGTATCCTGATCGATATTCTGAATGCCTACGTTGATCCGAGAATTCGTTATTAG
- a CDS encoding alpha/beta hydrolase yields the protein MFNYSDTAMAIAQQAKMREDALPLLNQSCRSRFFFQPKPTKRVCLFFHGFTAGPYQFVPMAEAFFRAGYNVLIPLLPGHGQAGNWNRNNPPPLPTDPKIYQQFGLQWLELAQTLGEEVIIGGLSAGGTLTAWLALERPQAIYRALLFAAYLSSSSKVVDLFVRSFDTYFEWQAGKTPSTQTPLAVGGYSGFSVAGLRTFLNMGQDILKRAQRQPTPPLFIVSSESDIAVGNMDHKALFENALHRQPLTWYQRFDRTLAIPHTMMTKTEGNRWENLLNVMAKAFVESNLTWAEVEEIGYRMGNGRTFDQVVAELGWQQKVSRDMPAMMTMVDKRAIAIARSGGLD from the coding sequence ATGTTTAATTACTCCGATACGGCGATGGCGATCGCTCAACAGGCAAAAATGCGCGAAGATGCGCTTCCCCTACTCAATCAGTCCTGTCGATCCCGGTTCTTCTTCCAACCTAAACCGACGAAGCGGGTTTGCCTTTTCTTTCATGGTTTTACAGCCGGACCTTACCAGTTTGTGCCGATGGCAGAAGCCTTTTTTCGGGCTGGCTACAATGTCTTGATTCCCCTCTTGCCTGGGCATGGGCAGGCAGGCAACTGGAATCGCAACAATCCCCCACCCCTGCCCACCGATCCCAAGATTTATCAACAGTTTGGTTTGCAGTGGTTGGAATTGGCTCAAACCCTGGGCGAAGAAGTCATTATTGGTGGACTTTCGGCAGGGGGAACGCTAACCGCCTGGTTAGCCCTGGAACGTCCTCAAGCCATCTACCGTGCCCTGTTGTTTGCCGCATATCTGAGTAGCAGTAGTAAGGTCGTAGATTTGTTTGTGCGATCGTTCGATACATACTTTGAGTGGCAAGCAGGCAAAACCCCTTCAACCCAAACTCCCCTGGCTGTCGGCGGTTATTCTGGGTTTTCGGTGGCTGGGCTACGCACTTTTTTGAATATGGGTCAGGATATTTTGAAGCGAGCCCAGAGGCAACCCACACCTCCCCTGTTTATTGTTTCGAGCGAGAGCGACATCGCCGTGGGGAATATGGATCACAAAGCCTTGTTTGAGAATGCTTTGCACCGCCAACCCCTGACCTGGTATCAACGCTTTGACCGCACCCTGGCAATTCCCCATACCATGATGACCAAGACAGAGGGCAATCGCTGGGAAAATCTGCTAAACGTTATGGCAAAGGCGTTTGTGGAAAGCAACCTGACCTGGGCTGAGGTGGAGGAAATTGGCTACCGCATGGGCAACGGTAGGACTTTTGATCAGGTGGTAGCTGAACTGGGTTGGCAACAAAAAGTGTCACGGGATATGCCCGCCATGATGACCATGGTGGACAAGCGGGCGATCGCGATCGCCCGTTCTGGCGGGTTGGATTGA
- a CDS encoding lytic transglycosylase domain-containing protein, producing MRNQKQKRRFSKQNGIPFNQRFRRVLGHCLTVVETVCDRSLVSKRRLHRLTRRPKLQGDYSHQRSDRFNRLRPQSHRSKPRGKGRRSLVFRFYPGGVFILSLLLFLSNPGFGAYSWKFTPPFLNQASNQAQPLHQSIPNETLTRLRAAIVQQESDGNHRLLNPSGSGAMGLAQVMPEDLPQWSQEALGREVSPAEFLENHDLQVVIIDHKLNQYWQEAILQAQGNEDEAILRIASWWYSGDPNLFTDTKPQFWNGDEYPSIADYCHQVLDRYKAMREEVRG from the coding sequence ATGAGGAATCAAAAACAAAAAAGGCGCTTTTCAAAGCAGAACGGTATTCCCTTTAATCAGAGATTCCGTCGAGTTTTGGGACACTGCCTCACTGTTGTTGAAACTGTATGTGATCGCAGTCTCGTCAGTAAACGCCGACTGCATCGCTTAACCAGGCGTCCAAAGCTTCAGGGTGATTACTCCCACCAACGCAGCGATCGGTTTAATCGGCTACGGCCCCAATCCCATCGTTCCAAACCTAGAGGAAAGGGGCGGCGATCGTTGGTTTTTCGGTTCTATCCAGGGGGAGTATTCATCCTTTCTTTGCTGCTATTCCTGAGCAATCCTGGGTTTGGTGCCTATAGCTGGAAATTTACACCCCCTTTTTTGAATCAGGCAAGCAATCAAGCACAACCCCTACACCAAAGCATCCCCAACGAAACCCTGACACGCTTGCGAGCGGCGATCGTCCAGCAGGAAAGTGATGGTAACCATCGTCTGCTCAACCCATCCGGTAGTGGGGCAATGGGGCTGGCGCAGGTTATGCCAGAAGATTTACCCCAATGGAGCCAGGAAGCCCTGGGGAGGGAAGTTTCCCCAGCCGAATTCTTGGAGAATCATGATTTGCAAGTTGTCATTATTGACCACAAGCTAAACCAATACTGGCAAGAGGCAATTCTTCAGGCGCAGGGAAACGAAGATGAAGCCATCCTGCGCATTGCATCCTGGTGGTATTCAGGTGATCCGAACCTGTTCACAGATACCAAGCCGCAATTCTGGAATGGGGATGAGTACCCCAGTATCGCTGACTATTGCCACCAGGTTTTAGATCGGTACAAGGCAATGCGTGAAGAGGTAAGGGGGTGA
- a CDS encoding EVE domain-containing protein produces the protein MNYWLMKSEPDVYGIADLERDRTTIWDGVRNYQARNFLRSMQMGDLAFFYHSSATPPGIAGLMKISKPDIVDPSQFDSKSKYYDPKSPADNPRWRTVEVEFVEAFAELIPLDVLRQKFNPDELIVIRQGNRLSVTPVEPTVAKRILKQAKAEVRG, from the coding sequence ATGAATTACTGGTTGATGAAGTCTGAACCCGATGTCTATGGCATTGCTGACCTGGAGCGCGATCGCACCACAATCTGGGATGGGGTGCGAAATTACCAGGCACGTAATTTTCTGCGATCGATGCAAATGGGTGATCTGGCATTCTTCTACCATTCCAGTGCTACACCACCCGGCATTGCAGGACTGATGAAAATTTCTAAGCCAGATATTGTTGACCCCAGCCAGTTTGATTCCAAAAGTAAGTATTACGACCCCAAATCCCCAGCAGATAACCCCCGCTGGCGAACGGTCGAAGTGGAGTTTGTCGAAGCGTTTGCCGAACTCATTCCCCTGGATGTCCTACGCCAGAAGTTTAACCCCGATGAGTTAATCGTGATTCGTCAAGGAAATCGCCTCTCCGTTACTCCTGTAGAACCAACCGTAGCCAAGAGAATTCTTAAACAGGCGAAAGCAGAGGTCAGAGGGTAG